A region from the Cydia fagiglandana chromosome 23, ilCydFagi1.1, whole genome shotgun sequence genome encodes:
- the LOC134675744 gene encoding uncharacterized protein LOC134675744, protein MTCGVCSQPHHYLLHRDASVLQAPAVPTLQTPRAAVHAAGPSPPRSVSVTPASTGTENLHSVSENSGSYGVVLGTTRTLVVDITGQHQNCRACVRDSGAQSSFITLNCAQRLGLPRNKCPYTVSGLGGELVKNFGMVTCDLKPCKSDVPSFQVEMVVVEKVSSEMPNVSFPPEVVEEYKNFELADPLFFEKSSVDILLDNGVVSELIMDKPTTVKPNIPKVIETIFGYVVSGRLYNDTATPTRSFHLTISLEKTLDKTLRDFWEVEELPCKPVLSPQDQLAEDIYVRDHSRDEGGRYIVPLPFVPDAPILGDSRAAAERRLLATERKLARSPVLQQAYNDFMLEYEKLDHMELYTGSEPSKYLVPHHIDEPIKVYELKTITYGVSSSPFLAIRTLLQLASDEGERFPSAAEVVRQGIYMDDILWSCATFSQACALQDELINMLQCGGLVLKKWSSNSEQLFERVPAEHRETTVTFQKDRDDVSIKLLGLKWSPMFDAFSFSLNKQDTVNTKRSVLKTLASIYDPVGYIAPCTFVAKCILQDLWKVGLGWDDPLPQDVCEQWLTFIDELPRLSELQIQRHILLPNVTECELVGFSDASSRGYAACIYVISRHQSNVKCRLLMARSKVAPVKVHTIPKMELMAAALLAKLMKSADLAEYSQPEILDLVGS, encoded by the exons ATGACTTGTGGAGTTTGCTCTCAGCCTCATCATTATTTGCTACATCGGGATGCAAGTGTTCTGCAGGCTCCGGCCGTGCCGACCCTGCAGACGCCCCGCGCTGCCGTGCATGCAGCGGGGCCTTCGCCGCCGCGCTCCGTGAGTGTGACGCCCGCTTCAACTGGAACTGAGAATCTTCACTCCGTGAGTGAAAATTCAGGTTCTTACGGTGTAGTGTTGGGGACTACGAGGACTCTAGTGGTTGACATCACCGGTCAACATCAGAACTgccgtgcgtgcgtgcgtgatTCTGGAGCGCAAAGCTCATTTATTACTTTGAATTGTGCTCAACGTTTGGGCTTACCTCGCAACAAATGTCCTTACACAGTATCAGGACTTGGAGGTGAACTTGTCAAAAACTTTGGCATGGTGACGTGCGACTTGAAGCCGTGTAAATCGGACGTTCCGAGTTTCCAGGTGGAGATGGTCGTCGTGGAGAAAGTGTCATCTGAAATGCCAAATGTTTCATTTCCGCCAGAAGTTGTGGAAGAATACAAGAATTTTGAATTGGCTGACCCGTTGTTTTTCGAGAAGTCATCGGTGGATATTCTACTGGACAATGGCGTCGTGTCCGAATTGATTATGGACAAGCCTACTACTGTCAAGCCGAACATTCCAAAGGTTATTGAAACCATTTTTGGGTACGTCGTTAGCGGAAGATTATACAACGACACCGCAACACCAACACGGAGTTTCCATCTGACGATTTCTCTAGAGAAGACTTTGGACAAAACGCTGCGTGACTTCTGGGAAGTAGAGGAATTGCCGTGCAAACCTGTACTCAGCCCACAAGATCAGCTGGCTGAAGATATTTACGTGCGTGATCACTCCCGTGATGAGGGGGGGAGGTATATCGTGCCGCTGCCTTTTGTTCCTGATGCGCCGATACTCGGAGACTCTCGCGCTGCTGCTGAGCGACGACTGCTAGCAACAGAGCGCAAACTCGCGCGCTCACCAGTGCTGCAGCAAGCTTACAATGACTTCATGTTGGAGTATGAGAAACTAGACCACATGGAATTGTATACTGGTAGCGAGCCGAGCAAATATCTTGTACCACATCACA TTGACGAGCCGATAAAAGTCTATGAGTTGAAAACAATCACATATGGCGTGAGTTCGAGTCCATTTCTGGCCATACGCACTTTACTACAATTAGCCAGTGATGAAGGCGAACGTTTCCCTTCTGCTGCTGAAGTTGTACGTCAAGGCATCTATATGGATGATATCCTGTGGTCATGCGCCACCTTCTCTCAGGCATGTGCATTACAGGACGAGTTGATTAATATGCTACAGTGCGGAGGACTTGTGCTTAAGAAATGGTCGAGCAACTCTGAACAGTTGTTTGAGCGCGTCCCGGCCGAACATCGTGAAACTACTGTCACTTTTCAGAAGGACAGGGATGACGTTTCAATTAAGCTTTTAGGCTTGAAATGGTCTCCGATGTTTGACGCGTTCAGCTTCTCATTGAACAAACAAGATACCGTCAATACTAAGCGATCTGTACTGAAGACTCTTGCGTCAATTTATGATCCTGTTGGATACATTGCTCCATGCACATTTGTTGCAAAGTGCATTCTTCAGGACCTTTGGAAGGTGGGTCTCGGTTGGGATGATCCGCTTCCTCAAGATGTATGCGAGCAGTGGTTGACGTTCATTGACGAACTACCCCGACTATCCGAGTTGCAGATTCAACGGCATATCTTGCTTCCAAATGTAACTGAATGCGAACTTGTTGGATTTAGCGACGCGTCTTCTCGTGGGTACGCCGCCTGCATCTACGTCATCTCACGACATCAGTCTAACGTTAAGTGCAGATTGTTGATGGCAAGGTCAAAGGTAGCACCTGTCAAAGTTCATACTATCCCGAAAATGGAACTTATGGCCGCAGCACTTCTTGCAAAACTAATGAA GTCCGCAGACCTTGCAGAATATTCTCAACCAGAGATATTGGATCTTGTCGGCTCGTAG